Proteins co-encoded in one Anopheles coustani unplaced genomic scaffold, idAnoCousDA_361_x.2 U_6, whole genome shotgun sequence genomic window:
- the LOC131271125 gene encoding uncharacterized protein LOC131271125 has protein sequence MNTRSKVMHTPPPGSDNSDEAATEATVEQCASDHVTETTPQHVSPKPSTSSPGDRELAVLRAKMKLAYRQLMQLQPDITNNKLPPATARVHLRTLRELQGTHGRIMQHIIDLLPDDLEVDMDADDAFRKIHTTCTAILEAQLDETPTTSEAPVTSAAHHLSVPMPTFDGRYEEWPKFKAMFLDIMGRTPVSDAAKLHHLNKALTGKAAGIINAAMVSSNNYKSAWEVLEKRFANPRAIVDKHIAGLLQLKPVQRESASELRSLVETCKGHVDGLQFLEKNIDETSNLIITHILASCMDSSTRKAWELTLQHGEFPDLFRTFDYITRQCEVLESCAAGNTDKPSRPKPAPTKAFTSTVTPSPTATCVMCQDNHMLSKCADFIALSLPDKRDKLRSWKRCFNCFGAGHLNKRCPSKWTCRRCQQKHHTLLHDEGTSAASEIRHEQPTSAAEHRTATISLHTAIPSTVLLSTVMLYITDSAGKNHAARALLDSGAQSNFITGRLAQFLNLPRKSVSIPLSGIGGSQATNVKSSVRATIQSRCSSFSTSLEMLVLPKLSADVPAHRIHHSQWTIPATCVLADPTFHKPGGIDIILGAACFYELLKTGRISLGEGMPSLQETAFGWVVSGTAQIAEQSLPVVCSVAVHTNELTTMMRKFFTIEDVGSLPSWSIEERACEDHYAATTSRDEAGRYVVRLPRKSDMIGKLGDSRTIALHRFLAIERRMQREPETKKAYVEFMAEYLRLGHMTKVAAAVDSRETFYLPHHPVFKADSTTTKCRVVFDASSKSSTGVSLNDTLMIGPTIQQDATSILMRFRTHQIALTGDVAKMYRQVWVHPSDRALQRILWRASPHDPIEEYELNTVTYGTASAPFLAVRSLQQTVLDHGRDFPIAAARFADFYVDDFVSGADSPEAAQTLQQQTEQLFAKGGFELRKWASNEEAVLHHVDQQSRASSPYPNDDDDGSLATLGIIWDTSADTLRFKVQAPDVIEDATKRKVLSTIGKIYDPVGFVDPVKAVAKQLLQRVWNLKHVNQQPWGWDAELPPQLRTEWLNFLEQMQYLHNISIPRVAIRSSVTTIQYHVFCDASEKGYGACCYIRSCDAQGHGTMELFASKTKVTPLNSKHSIARLELCAAQLASLLFDRVRTAVNPGSLAVFWTDSMTVVHWLRASPNSWKPYVANRVSQVQQLTEGCTWRHIAGVDNPADLASRGCLGKDLLSSTLWWQGPSWMSLPEDQWPPPLLATPDPSVQAEQRVAVVACAAIELPAHHIFTLFSSYSKLRRMTAYWVQYWNRCTKRRSYENPGLTTKDLTDAEEVLCRLAQRDHLQQEIKALQQKKPVPASSPLRWLHPQLGADGIIRVGGRLSNSPLAEDVKHPLVVPASHPFARLLMEHFHKQLLHAGPTLMLNTCRQRFWITSGRNLARKVFHQCHTCFRARPSSSATIMADLPAVRVTPAPPFSITGVDYCGPVFLKGGHRRAAPVKAYVAIFVCFTTRAVHIELVSNLTTEAFIAALRRFVSRRGLPLELHSDNATNFKGAANKLNELYKLLRTTEHQQSIQAWTLERKISWKFIPPRAPHFGGLWEAAVKTMKYHLVRVLGTTSLSYEDMSTLLDEIECCVNSRPITSMSDDPHDMTALTPGHFLVGTNLQLVPDHCLLYEAENRLNHWRHVQQLRQHFWNRWQKEYLQQLQARSKWTKEGTTTVTPGTLVIIKEDNVPSACWPLARVIEEHPGKDGKARVFTLRT, from the coding sequence ATGAACACTCGCAGTAAAGTGATGCATACCCCGCCACCAGGGAGTGACAATTCAGACGAAGCGGCTACGGAAGCCACGGTGGAACAGTGCGCGAGTGACCACGTGACGGAAACAACCCCACAGCACGTGTCACCAAAACCGTCGACGTCATCGCCAGGGGATCGCGAGTTGGCCGTGTTGCGGGCCAAAATGAAGCTGGCATATCGTCAACTTATGCAGCTTCAGCCGGAcatcaccaacaacaaactCCCTCCGGCCACTGCGCGGGTGCACTTACGCACATTACGGGAACTTCAAGGCACCCACGGCAGGATTATGCAGCACATCATAGATCTCCTGCCAGATGACCTCGAAGTCGACATGGACGCCGACGATGCCTTCCGGAAGATCCACACCACCTGCACAGCCATTCTGGAGGCACAGCTGGACGAAACACCAACAACGTCAGAAGCTCCGGTAACTTCGGCAGCGCATCACCTCAGTGTCCCGATGCCAACCTTTGACGGACGCTACGAAGAGTGGCCCAAATTCAAGGCCATGTTCCTCGACATCATGGGAAGGACACCTGTTTCGGATGCAGCAAAGTTACACCACCTGAACAAGGCACTCACCGGAAAGGCAGCAGGGATAATTAACGCAGCAATGGTGAGCAGCAACAACTACAAGAGTGCCTGGGAGGTGCTAGAAAAGCGGTTCGCGAACCCGAGAGCAATCGTCGACAAGCACATTGCTGGGTTACTGCAACTTAAACCCGTGCAACGCGAATCAGCCAGCGAACTTCGATCACTAGTAGAAACGTGTAAGGGTCACGTTGATGGGTTGCAGTTCTTAGAGAAGAACATTGATGAAACCAGCAACCTCATCATCACCCACATCCTCGCGTCGTGTATGGACTCCAGCACTCGTAAGGCATGGGAGCTTACATTGCAGCACGGCGAGTTTCCGGATTTGTTCCGTACGTTCGACTACATCACGCGACAATGTGAAGTGTTGGAGAGCTGCGCAGCAGGCAATACGGACAAACCATCTCGTCCAAAGCCGGCTCCTACTAAAGCGTTCACGTCGACCGTTACGCCGTCACCGACCGCAACATGTGTCATGTGCCAGGACAACCATATGCTCAGCAAGTGCGCGGATTTCATAGCACTGTCGCTACCAGACAAACGGGACAAGCTCCGAAGTtggaaacgttgtttcaactgtTTCGGAGCTGGTCATCTCAACAAAAGGTGCCCGTCGAAGTGGACGTGTCGCCGATGCCAGCAGAAACATCACACCTTGCTCCACGACGAAGGGACTAGTGCCGCCAGCGAGATCCGTCACGAACAGCCAACATCTGCAGCAGAACACCGTACAGCTACAATATCGCTTCACACGGCGATACCATCGACAGTGTTGCTGTCAACCGTCATGTTGTACATCACTGACAGCGCAGGGAAGAACCATGCTGCAAGGGCTCTCTTGGACAGTGGAGCACAGTCCAACTTCATTACGGGAAGGTTGGCGCAATTCTTAAACCTACCTCGGAAGTCGGTGAGCATTCCGCTGTCGGGGATTGGTGGCAGCCAAGCGACGAACGTAAAGTCATCAGTACGAGCCACCATCCAGTCACGCTGTTCATCATTTTCGACGTCGCTGGAGATGCTGGTACTGCCCAAGCTGTCAGCAGATGTGCCAGCCCATCGTATACACCACAGCCAGTGGACGATTCCAGCAACCTGCGTCTTGGCTGACCCAACATTCCACAAGCCTGGTGGAATCGATATCATCCTGGGTGCGGCGTGCTTCTACGAGCTTTTAAAAACCGGACGCATCTCACTTGGAGAAGGTATGCCGTCACTCCAAGAAACAGCATTTGGGTGGGTTGTAAGTGGCACAGCCCAGATAGCAGAGCAGTCGCTGCCAGTGGTGTGTTCAGTCGCCGTACACACCAACGAGCTGACTACGATGATGCGGAAATTCTTCACAATAGAAGACGTAGGCAGTCTCCCTAGTTGGAGTATCGAGGAGAGAGCCTGTGAGGACCACTACGCGGCCACTACAAGCAGAGACGAAGCCGGCCGATATGTCGTCCGACTTCCGAGAAAGTCTGACATGATCGGGAAACTAGGTGACTCGCGGACGATCGCCCTCCATCGGTTTCTGGCTATCGAGAGACGTATGCAGCGAGaacccgaaacaaaaaaggcataCGTGGAGTTCATGGCCGAATACCTCCGCTTAGGCCACATGACAAAGGTGGCAGCAGCAGTTGATAGTCGGGAAACATTCTACCTCCCACACCATCCTGTTTTTAAGGCCGACAGCACCACCACGAAGTGTCGGGTTGTGTTCGACGCATCCAGCAAGTCATCGACAGGAGTGTCGTTGAATGATACGCTGATGATCGGACCAACAATTCAACAAGATGCTACATCGATCCTGATGCGATTCAGAACTCATCAAATTGCACTGACAGGAGATGTGGCAAAAATGTACCGCCAAGTATGGGTACATCCCAGCGATCGCGCCCTACAGCGCATTCTGTGGCGAGCTTCGCCCCATGATCCCATCGAAGAATATGAGCTGAATACTGTAACTTATGGCACCGCATCTGCACCATTCCTTGCGGTGAGATCTCTGCAACAAACAGTATTGGATCATGGAAGGGACTTTCCAATAGCAGCAGCTCGGTTCGCTGACTTTTACGTGGATGACTTTGTGTCTGGAGCTGATTCACCCGAGGCTGCTCAAACCTTGCAACAGCAAACCGAACAACTGTTTGCCAAAGGTGGATTTGAGCTGCGGAAATGGGCATCAAACGAGGAAGCGGTGTTGCATCATGTGGACCAACAAAGCCGAGCATCCAGCCCATATcccaacgacgatgacgacggatCGTTGGCAACACTTGGAATCATATGGGATACGTCAGCGGACACTCTGCGCTTCAAAGTCCAAGCCCCGGATGTCATCGAAGATGCAACCAAACGCAAGGTATTGTCCACCATTGGAAAGATCTACGATCCGGTGGGGTTTGTTGACCCAGTGAAGGCGGTTGCCAAGCAACTTCTTCAACGGGTGTGGAACCTGAAACACGTCAACCAACAACCCTggggatgggatgctgaactTCCGCCGCAGCTACGAACGGAATGGCTCAACTTTCTTGAGCAAATGCAATACCTTCACAACATCAGCATTCCGCGAGTCGCCATTAGATCTTCAGTGACCACCATCCAATACCACGTCTTCTGCGATGCTTCGGAGAAAGGATATGGAGCATGCTGCTACATCCGTAGTTGCGATGCCCAGGGACATGGCACAATGGAGCTCTTCGCCTCAAAAACCAAAGTGACGCCCCTCAATAGCAAGCACTCTATCGCTCGGCTTGAACTGTGCGCAGCACAGTTGGCCAGCTTGCTATTCGACCGAGTAAGAACTGCGGTAAACCCAGGCTCTCTGGCAGTCTTCTGGACAGACTCCATGACTGTGGTACATTGGCTGCGAGCATCACCGAACTCCTGGAAGCCATATGTTGCCAACCGGGTATCGCAGGTGCAACAACTAACGGAGGGTTGCACGTGGCGTCACATCGCAGGAGTCGACAACCCTGCTGACCTTGCTTCCCGAGGATGTTTGGGCAAAGATCTCCTCTCCAGTACCCTATGGTGGCAGGGTCCTTCCTGGATGAGCCTGCCAGAAGATCAATGGCCTCCACCACTGCTTGCGACACCAGATCCTTCAGTGCAAGCAGAGCAGCGAGTAGCAGTTGTGGCATGCGCTGCCATTGAGCTGCCAGCTCACCACATATTTACGCTCTTTTCATCGTATTCTAAGCTGAGACGGATGACAGCATACTGGGTTCAGTATTGGAACCGATGCACCAAACGCCGGTCGTACGAGAACCCTGGCCTGACGACGAAGGACTTGACGGATGCAGAAGAAGTGCTGTGCCGCTTGGCTCAACGAGACCACCTGCAGCAAGAAATCAAGGCCTTGCAGCAGAAGAAACCCGTTCCTGCGTCGTCCCCGCTTAGATGGTTGCATCCGCAACTAGGAGCTGACGGAATCATCCGAGTTGGAGGACGTTTGTCCAATTCACCGCTAGCGGAGGATGTTAAGCACCCACTAGTTGTTCCGGCCAGCCATCCATTCGCTCGTCTGCTgatggaacattttcataaacagTTACTTCACGCGGGACCGACTCTGATGCTAAACACGTGCAGACAACGCTTCTGGATTACAAGTGGCCGAAATCTCGCCCGGAAGGTATTTCACCAGTGCCACACATGCTTCCGCGCCCGACCATCATCGTCAGCAACTATAATGGCTGACCTGCCGGCTGTCCGAGTAACACCGGCCCCTCCTTTTTCGATCACCGGTGTTGACTACTGTGGTCCAGTGTTCCTGAAAGGTGGCCACCGACGGGCGGCGCCCGTGAAGGCATACGTCGCCATATTTGTATGCTTCACCACCCGTGCCGTACACATCGAGCTGGTGTCaaacctgacaacggaagcatTTATAGCAGCATTACGACGGTTTGTGTCTCGTCGTGGTTTGCCATTGGAGTTACACTCGGACAACGCGACGAACTTCAAGGGAGCAGCAAACAAGCTGAACGAGTTGTACAAGCTGTTGCGTACAACTGAACACCAGCAGAGCATTCAAGCTTGGACACTAGAACGCAAAATTTCATGGAAGTTCATCCCACCAAGAGCTCCTCACTTCGGTGGACTGTGGGAAGCCGCCGTCAAAACCATGAAGTACCACCTAGTGCGCGTTTTAGGAACGACATCACTTTCGTATGAGGACATGTCTACGCTACTGGACGAGATAGAATGCTGTGTCAACTCCCGGCCTATAACATCGATGTCAGATGACCCACACGATATGACAGCCCTCACTCCTGGACATTTCCTGGTTGGAACGAACCTACAGCTTGTTCCGGACCACTGCTTGCTGTAcgaagccgaaaaccggttgaaCCACTGGCGTCATGTTCAACAACTTCGCCAGCACTTTTGGAACCGTTGGCAGAAGGAGTATTTACAACAACTGCAGGCGCGTTCTAAATGGACAAAGGAAGGTACAACCACAGTAACGCCAGGAACGTTAGTTATAATTAAGGAAGATAATGTGCCTTCGGCGTGTTGGCCATTAGCACGCGTAATCGAGGAGCATCCTGGAAAGGATGGCAAAGCGCGTGTCTTTACATTGCGTACAA